One Xenopus tropicalis strain Nigerian chromosome 8, UCB_Xtro_10.0, whole genome shotgun sequence genomic window carries:
- the LOC116406636 gene encoding cytochrome P450 2F2-like — protein sequence MEFNSTLVLFLLFLITFMLMLSKKKHRGRLPPGPVPLPYIGNMHQVKINDLIKSLVDLSKKYGPMYTFYLGSRPTVVLCGYQILKEALIDHAEEFSGRGEFPAVQMYSKGNGIVYGTGERWRQLRRFAITTLKNFGMGKRSLEERVKEEAQYLIAEFRNSEGEPFDPTFGFSSAGSNIICSLVFGDRFDYRNPEFLNLLYLINNSWHLMSSTWGQLLFVFPKIMQLIPGPHKKIYKNYLKLGAFVAKRLKMNKETLDPNNPRDFIDCFLIKIQQEKKNPDSHFNYETMLKTTVNVFFAGTETVGSTLRYGFLILLKHPEVEEKVQGEIDKVIGRNRSPCMDDRSKMPYTEAVIYEILRFADIVPMSVPHTVTRDIEFRGYTLPKGLNIMPLICTSQYDVTKFNNPASFDPAHFLDENMDFKKNEGFMAFSAGKRICVGEGLAQMELFIFFTTILQNFKLKRLMDPKNIDITPESSGLGNIPRPYKLCLIPR from the exons ATGGAGTTCAACAGCACCTTGGTCTTATTTCTTCTCTTCCTTATAACATTCATGCTGATGCTGTCTAAGAAGAAGCACCGTGGGAGACTTCCCCCTGGCCCAGTGCCACTTCCATATATTGGGAACATGCATCAGGTCAAGATAAATGATCTTATCAAGTCCCTAGTTGAT CTAAGCAAGAAGTACGGGCCgatgtatactttttatttggGTTCACGCCCTACTGTGGTGCTGTGTGGGTACCAGATACTGAAGGAGGCTCTTATTGACCATGCAGAAGAATTTAGTGGAAGAGGAGAATTCCCTGCAGTTCAAATGTATAGCAAAGGAAATG GTAttgtatatggtacaggagagagatggaggcaGCTTAGGAGGTTTGCTATAACTACACTAAAGAATTTTGGAATGGGGAAGAGAAGCCTGGAAGAGAGAGTGAAGGAAGAGGCACAGTATTTGATAGCAGAATTCAGAAATAGTGAAG GGGAGCCCTTTGACCCAACATTTGGCTTTAGCTCAGCTGGTTCTAACATTATCTGCTCCTTGGTGTTTGGAGACCGATTTGACTACCGAAATCCAGAGTTTTTAAACTTGCTGTACCTGATTAACAACAGCTGGCATTTGATGAGTTCCACCTGGGGCCAG CTGCTCTTTGTATTCCCAAAGATCATGCAGTTAATTCCAGGCCCACACAAAAAGATATACAAGAATTATTTGAAACTGGGAGCATTTGTAGCCAAGAGGCTTAAGATGAACAAAGAAACACTTGACCCCAACAACCCACGCGATTTTATAGATTGTTTCCTCATCAAAATCCAGCAG GAAAAGAAAAACCCTGACTCTCATTTTAACTATGAGACAATGCTGAAGACAacagtaaatgtgttttttgcTGGGACAGAAACAGTGGGATCTACATTGAGATATGGCTTCCTAATTTTACTGAAGCACCCAGAAGTAGAAG AAAAAGTTCAAGGAGAAATAGACAAAGTGATTGGCCGAAATAGAAGCCCGTGCATGGATGACAGAAGCAAGATGCCTTACACTGAGGCTGTTATCTATGAGATTCTGAGATTCGCTGACATTGTGCCCATGAGCGTCCCACATACTGTAACTCGGGATATTGAGTTTCGGGGCTATACTCTGCCAAAG GGTCTAAATATCATGCCCTTGATCTGCACTTCCCAGTATGATGTTACAAAATTTAATAACCCCGCCTCATTTGACCCTGCTCACTTCCTAGATGAGAATATGGATTTCAAGAAGAATGAGGGTTTCATGGCATTCTCAGCAG GAAAGCGAATCTGTGTGGGTGAGGGACTAGCTCAGATGGAGCTGTTTATATTTTTTACGACCATCCTACAAAACTTCAAGCTGAAACGACTAATGGACCCCAAAAATATTGATATTACTCCTGAAAGCAGTGGCCTAGGAAACATTCCAAGACCCTACAAACTGTGCCTAATCCCTCGCTAA